One part of the Anaeromyxobacter sp. Fw109-5 genome encodes these proteins:
- a CDS encoding PAS domain-containing protein, producing the protein MPTATDTDPLLDILFAHAGIGLCLVAPDGRVVRANGDWLRAMGLSSQAVGEDVLALLGEDGGLTSLLERARRGEPVELPSRRRIDQHGRSTCWEGRLVPVPTRLGAGVLLTAREVPGALARERGSEPERSRSGATPTAERLARERAELLASMAQDLSGGADLDAVLRAAVERGTELLGGVDGAFLLLEPDGRHARVHSEAWKLGRTGTVLDVDAIPAGRAALAERRPRFVSGGHGQGEGLAWLKSRGARSWLIAPVSVQGQRLGLLYVARAEGDRPPQPDLDFAEAIANHAALAITRARGSQALRRSEERFRTLAEHAPDVITRFDRDMRLLYANAALGRVTGIPAAHVTGKTSAELELPADLVACLEAGLARVFETGEPRTLEFRFDGPHGTGYHEARLAPEPGEDEGVASVLAVTRDITERKHAEHSLREAEERARARADELEAVLDAVPAAVCITRERDARHVEANNLCRELLRLPPAVNLSRTVPGDGAPSFRAMKDGVEIPAHELPLQVAAARGVEVRNHEFSLVFADGTRRHVLGNAAPLRDELGDPRGAVVALVDITERRRDEDALGASRASRARAEAGRGGARLVDDLLDVTRISRGKIQLRRTLVDLAGIVRRTVDDHAALFAQQELGLRVSGADRPLWVDGDRTRLAQIVGNVLVNAAKFTGAGGRVEVEVAAEDDARARVTVRDTGVGIAPRLLGRVFEPFIQAEDSLHRSRGGLGLGLALVKGLVELHGGTVEARSEGIARGAEFTLRFPRCADAPSGSVRDEEPAAAARPRRVLIVEDNLDAAETLCLMLEMCGHEVGVAHDGHGAMEQVRAFRPDVVLCDIGLPGMDGYEVARAIRSDLALADLPLVALTGYALPDDQRRAIEAGFDRHLAKPVSSDELQRVIGALSARAPGLTPARA; encoded by the coding sequence GTGCCGACCGCCACAGACACCGATCCGTTGCTGGACATACTGTTCGCGCACGCCGGCATCGGGCTGTGCCTCGTCGCGCCAGACGGGAGGGTCGTGCGCGCGAACGGCGACTGGCTTCGCGCGATGGGGCTCTCCTCGCAGGCGGTCGGCGAGGACGTCCTCGCCCTCCTGGGCGAGGACGGCGGTCTCACCTCGCTCCTCGAGCGCGCTCGCCGGGGCGAGCCGGTCGAGCTCCCGTCCCGCCGGCGGATCGATCAGCACGGCCGCTCGACGTGCTGGGAGGGGCGGCTCGTGCCCGTGCCCACCCGCCTCGGTGCGGGCGTCCTCCTCACCGCTCGCGAGGTGCCGGGGGCGCTCGCGCGCGAGCGGGGAAGCGAGCCCGAGCGCTCCCGGTCCGGAGCAACGCCCACGGCCGAGCGGCTCGCCCGCGAGAGAGCGGAGCTCCTCGCGTCCATGGCCCAGGACCTGAGCGGGGGGGCCGATCTCGACGCCGTGCTCCGAGCGGCCGTCGAGCGCGGGACCGAGCTGCTCGGCGGGGTCGACGGAGCGTTCCTCCTTCTCGAGCCCGACGGGCGGCACGCCAGGGTGCACAGCGAGGCGTGGAAGCTGGGTCGCACCGGGACGGTGCTCGACGTCGACGCCATCCCCGCCGGGAGGGCGGCCCTCGCGGAGCGCCGCCCGAGGTTCGTGAGCGGAGGTCACGGCCAGGGTGAGGGCCTCGCTTGGCTGAAGAGCCGTGGCGCGCGGAGCTGGCTCATCGCCCCCGTCTCCGTGCAAGGGCAGCGGCTCGGGCTCCTCTACGTCGCCCGCGCCGAGGGCGATCGTCCGCCGCAGCCGGACCTCGACTTCGCCGAGGCCATCGCGAATCACGCCGCGCTGGCCATCACGCGAGCCCGCGGCTCCCAGGCCCTCCGGCGCAGCGAGGAGCGGTTCCGGACGCTCGCCGAGCACGCGCCGGACGTCATCACCCGGTTCGACCGCGACATGCGCTTGCTGTACGCCAACGCCGCGCTCGGGCGGGTGACCGGGATCCCGGCGGCGCACGTCACCGGCAAGACGAGCGCGGAGCTGGAGCTCCCGGCCGACCTGGTCGCCTGCCTCGAGGCGGGGCTCGCACGCGTGTTCGAGACCGGGGAGCCGCGCACGCTGGAGTTCCGCTTCGATGGGCCCCACGGGACGGGGTACCACGAGGCGCGCCTCGCGCCCGAGCCCGGGGAGGACGAGGGCGTCGCGTCGGTGCTGGCCGTCACGCGCGACATCACCGAGCGCAAGCACGCCGAGCACTCGCTGCGCGAGGCCGAGGAGCGCGCGCGCGCCCGGGCCGACGAGCTGGAGGCCGTGCTGGACGCGGTGCCGGCCGCCGTGTGCATCACGCGCGAGCGCGACGCTCGCCACGTCGAGGCGAACAACCTCTGCCGCGAGCTGCTGCGGCTTCCGCCCGCGGTGAACCTCTCCCGCACCGTGCCGGGCGACGGCGCGCCGAGCTTCCGCGCGATGAAGGACGGGGTCGAGATCCCGGCGCACGAGCTCCCGCTCCAGGTGGCGGCGGCGCGAGGCGTCGAGGTCAGGAACCACGAGTTCAGCCTCGTGTTCGCGGACGGGACGAGGCGGCACGTCCTCGGCAACGCAGCGCCACTGCGCGACGAGCTCGGCGACCCCCGCGGCGCCGTGGTCGCCCTCGTGGACATCACGGAGCGACGCCGCGACGAGGACGCCCTGGGCGCTTCTCGAGCATCGCGAGCGCGAGCAGAAGCGGGCCGAGGAGGCGCCCGGCTCGTCGACGACCTGCTCGACGTGACGCGCATCTCCCGCGGGAAGATCCAGCTGCGCCGGACGCTCGTCGACCTCGCCGGGATCGTCCGCCGCACGGTCGACGATCACGCTGCCCTGTTCGCGCAGCAAGAGCTCGGGCTCCGGGTCTCCGGCGCGGACCGACCGCTCTGGGTGGACGGCGATCGCACCCGGCTGGCGCAGATCGTGGGGAACGTCCTCGTGAACGCCGCGAAGTTCACCGGCGCGGGCGGGCGGGTGGAGGTCGAGGTGGCCGCGGAGGACGACGCCCGCGCGCGCGTCACGGTTCGCGACACCGGCGTGGGCATCGCGCCGCGGCTGCTCGGCCGGGTCTTCGAGCCGTTCATCCAGGCGGAGGACTCCCTCCACCGGAGCCGCGGGGGGCTCGGGCTGGGGCTCGCCCTGGTGAAGGGGCTCGTCGAGCTGCACGGGGGGACCGTCGAGGCGCGCAGCGAGGGGATCGCGCGCGGCGCCGAGTTCACGCTGCGCTTCCCTCGTTGCGCGGACGCGCCGTCCGGGAGCGTCCGGGACGAGGAGCCCGCCGCCGCGGCCCGGCCACGGCGCGTGCTGATCGTCGAGGACAACCTCGACGCGGCGGAGACGCTCTGCCTGATGCTGGAGATGTGCGGCCACGAGGTCGGCGTGGCGCACGACGGGCACGGGGCGATGGAGCAGGTGCGCGCGTTCCGCCCCGACGTCGTGCTCTGCGACATCGGCCTCCCGGGGATGGACGGGTACGAGGTCGCCCGCGCGATCCGGTCGGACCTCGCGCTGGCCGACCTTCCGCTCGTGGCGCTCACGGGCTACGCCCTCCCGGACGACCAGCGCCGGGCCATCGAGGCGGGCTTCGACCGCCACCTCGCCAAGCCCGTGAGCAGCGACGAGCTGCAGCGGGTCATCGGGGCCCTGAGCGCGCGCGCGCCGGGCCTCACCCCCGCGCGGGCGTGA